The following DNA comes from Cytophagales bacterium.
CGAAAATGTGAGAAGACGTTTAAATCTTTTATATCCAAACTCTCACGTATTGGAAGTTGATAATAAAGAAGAAAAATATCATATCAATTTATCTATTGATTTAACAGTTTCAAAATTTAAAAAAACTGTTAATGATTAAAGTTGGTATTATAGATGACGAAATACTAGCACGTAAAGTATTAGAGGAGTATTGCTCTAAAATTGACAATTTAGAATTAGTATTAAGTACAGGAAATCCACTTGAATTCATCAATTTCACTCAGCAAAATGACCTTGATCTCATTTTTCTTGATATAGAAATGCCTGAACTTAATGGCATGGAAATTTTGCGTTCCATGATAAAACAACCTAAAGTTATTTTGACTACTGCGTATTCGGAATATGCCTTAGAAAGTTATAACTATGGTGTGGTAGATTATTTATTGAAACCTATAAAAATCGAACGTTTTTTGAAAGCAATAAACAAAGTTTCAGCTTCAAAAATAATGCAGCCTAAAAAAAATAGAGGAACTGAAGAACTTCAAATAAAACATGATGGAATCCCCGTTAATATTTCCTTTAAATCAATTCTTTATATTCAGAGTTTTGGAAACTATTTGAAAATTTTTACCGATTCAAGAATGTACCTTATCTCCGAAACGCTGATTAATATTACCGCCCTATTATCTAAAAGCTTTCAACGCACACATAAATCATACATTGCGAATTTGGATAGAGTTACAAAAGCAACCAGAACATATTTGTTAATTGAAAATAGTAAAGTGCCAGTCAGTGCTATGTATAAGGTTGTTGTTTTTAAAGAATTGGGAGTATTAGCAAAATCATAAAATAGTTTATTTCAGACCTAAAATATAATTCTTAGTCATTGTGTAAATTTTTATGATGTTTGGTAACGACCAGATAAGCTCAGTGAGCATATCTTTTTTCTAATGTTTAAAGCTATTGTTTGTTCTGAAAAATGCTCGTAGCTCGGCTAGTTCATTGAGCTTATTGTTTGTTAGACTCTTTTTCAATTTCTATGATGGTTTCAAAAAATTTAATTGCCTCAATGATATTTGGATCCTTCGAGAGGTCCTTGAAATTGGCCTGCTTTTCAATGATGACATCTGGCGTTATAAGAGGCTCATGAGATGCTTTCCTGTCGGTCAGGAAGCTCGTGGTAAGGGTTAGCTTCACATCAAATGGCAATTCAGTCAAGCTATTTCCGGTTAGCAAGCCTGCTGTAGCTTCTCCGATAACTGTGATATTTTGCCGGCCTCTAAAAGATACAGGAATCAGCTCTCCACTGCTTCCCGTCACTATGCCAGTGATTAATGCAACTGGCGTCTTCAAATCTGGTTGAGCTATAGGGATGATACGCGCTCTGTCGATGCCGTCCTCTGTATCATGAATTATTCCGCCACGGAGCGTTACTATACTCCTAATAGTGTGATTGATACCCAGGGAAGTGTAAAGCGTGTCGTCCCCAAGAAAATGGTACAAAGCAGCCAGCATTGGAAATACGTTACCACCGCCATTAAACCTCAAGTCTATTACCCATCCTTCAATTTTATGAGAGTTAACTGTTTTCATAATTTGATTGTACATCTGCTGCGTTTCCAAGTTTATACTGTCCTGTGAAATGTCCAGCATGAGCATCGAAGGCATGAGTATATATCCGTACTTGCCGTCGATCACCTTTACTTCAAAGCCTGGTTGTTCCTCGTATTTAAGCAGAAATTCGGTGTGGAATTGTTCTTGGGTATACTGTTTGCCTTTGCTCCACCTAAACCAACCGTGATCAGAGAAAATATTCAAGTGCGAACCATTGATTGTATCAAAAAGAGTAGTACACATTGCAAGTGATTTGCCAAAATTCTCGGCTTCCAGTGCACTCTTTTTAAGCGGATCAATAGTCTCCCAATCCACATCACCTCGATAGAGGTATCTGGTTTGTAATTGATAGATGAGGCTGTCATAGAAGATGGATATGCTGTC
Coding sequences within:
- a CDS encoding S41 family peptidase translates to MKKVLLFLLLSLTLQGTAQVLSTKDSISIFYDSLIYQLQTRYLYRGDVDWETIDPLKKSALEAENFGKSLAMCTTLFDTINGSHLNIFSDHGWFRWSKGKQYTQEQFHTEFLLKYEEQPGFEVKVIDGKYGYILMPSMLMLDISQDSINLETQQMYNQIMKTVNSHKIEGWVIDLRFNGGGNVFPMLAALYHFLGDDTLYTSLGINHTIRSIVTLRGGIIHDTEDGIDRARIIPIAQPDLKTPVALITGIVTGSSGELIPVSFRGRQNITVIGEATAGLLTGNSLTELPFDVKLTLTTSFLTDRKASHEPLITPDVIIEKQANFKDLSKDPNIIEAIKFFETIIEIEKESNKQ
- a CDS encoding LytTR family DNA-binding domain-containing protein; the protein is MIKVGIIDDEILARKVLEEYCSKIDNLELVLSTGNPLEFINFTQQNDLDLIFLDIEMPELNGMEILRSMIKQPKVILTTAYSEYALESYNYGVVDYLLKPIKIERFLKAINKVSASKIMQPKKNRGTEELQIKHDGIPVNISFKSILYIQSFGNYLKIFTDSRMYLISETLINITALLSKSFQRTHKSYIANLDRVTKATRTYLLIENSKVPVSAMYKVVVFKELGVLAKS